The genomic DNA CGCCGGCGTCTCGCGGTGAACCCGCCAGAGAAAATCGTGCGCGGCCTCCTCCGGCGAAGGAACGCCGAACGTCGCGACCCGGCATCCCTGCGGGTTCACGCCGGAAAAGACGTGCCGGATCGTCCCGTCCTTCCCCGCCGTGTCGATCCCCTGGAGCACCACGAGCACGGCGTGCGTCCGGGCGGCATAGAGGAGTTCCTGGAGAGAGGCGAGCGCCACGAGATCGCGTCGCATCGCGAGCGCGACCGCGGGATCGTCCTTGTCTCCCTCTTTCGCCGCCGGGTCGAAGCCCGCCAGCCGAACGCGCCGGCCGGGACGGACCCGATAGGGATCTTTCGGGATCTTTCGCGGCCGGTGGCGCGTCACGAGTCGGCGCGCGAGAGGACGGCGTCGCCGCGAAGCAGGCTGGCCGATCCGCCGAGGGGCGCCGCGTCGCGAGACCTGGGGACGTTCCCCGGATCGCGGCGGAGCGGTTCCGGATCCTGCGCCAGCCCGCTCGCCGCGACGGCCGCGCGCGCCGCGCGGCGGGCCTCTTCGGCCCGATCCGACGCCCGGTCGAACACGCGATCCAGGGGCGAATCCGAACCGGCCTCTCCGCCCCCGGACTCGATCATCCGAACCAGATCCCGGAGGAGAGATCGCCAGTCGTTCGCCCGCCCGAGCGAATCCTGGAGAGACTGCCACCGGGAGATCTCCCGCTCGAGCCCCGGCTGGCCGAGCTCGCGGCGCGCCATCAACGCGTAGCGGCGGCGCTTGACGGCAATCCGCAACCGGTGGAGACCTTCGTCGTCGAGCACCCGCGGCGCCCGGATCTCGTCCTTCTCGCCGGCGAGCCTCGAGACGATCGGACCCCTCTCGCGGTCGTGGCCGAGCCGCTCGAAGAGCCTCTTCGCGGGCGCCCGTCCGAGCCGGGCGAGCGCCTCGTGCTGCCCGCGGCGAAAGCGCTCCGCGAGGATTTCGTCGACGGCCTGGGCGTCGCCGGGCGCGATCTCTCCCCATCGGGCCAGCTCCGCGACGAGCTCGCGGTCGAC from Thermoanaerobaculia bacterium includes the following:
- a CDS encoding CHAD domain-containing protein: MPPEESFWSSQRRALRRAERKFRRGIPEGLHDLRVALRRLAVVAEAGRRPKVARGASKLVRRLSPLRQLEVDRELVAELARWGEIAPGDAQAVDEILAERFRRGQHEALARLGRAPAKRLFERLGHDRERGPIVSRLAGEKDEIRAPRVLDDEGLHRLRIAVKRRRYALMARRELGQPGLEREISRWQSLQDSLGRANDWRSLLRDLVRMIESGGGEAGSDSPLDRVFDRASDRAEEARRAARAAVAASGLAQDPEPLRRDPGNVPRSRDAAPLGGSASLLRGDAVLSRADS